The Populus nigra chromosome 4, ddPopNigr1.1, whole genome shotgun sequence genome contains the following window.
GTTTGTTGTTAGTCCAGCTATCCCATTGCCAGGAAATGATGCATTGTTGATTGAGGAAGCAGATTTAGAAGGCCCCGTTTGACTTGTCATTGTTGCTGTGGACGCTTGATGCTGATTGAGAGAGAAGATGAAAGCAGGGCCATgctacaatttaaaaataaacttagcaAAGATCTAAATAGTAAACTCAAAAATTAAACTACAATGCACAGGGTAAGACCATACCATTAGATTACCAGCGGGAACTGGCTGTGGAGGCTGAGGAGGCACAAGCTGCTGCTTCTTCTGTGCATCTATCAAGGCAGTACTCTCAGAGCCTCTATCTTTTCTAGTAAAAACTGGAATATTTGCCACAGCCTGCACTTTGTCCTGGGCAGGATTTAGATTCACAAATGGAAAGCTTCCTTGCAAAGTGCTTCCAATAATCATGTTTTCCGTGGAAGGCATTGCATTGAGATCCTTGGGCTTGGCTCCACATAGAGCAGCAGAGCCAGCTGTTGCTGGCCAGAAATGGTTCATCTTAATAAATTGCTGGTGTAAGCGAACATTGCAAGCAATATAATGGTGGGTTGCGCATCTCTTTGGCCGAGGTTGAGGGATAAACTGTGGAGGCTGCACATTTTCCAATAATTCAATGGCAAATTCAACAGCGAATTCAAGATGAAAATCCAAGGTATATGTATATATCACAGTTGGGCCTCGGTAAAAAGAACCGGCGTATGATACCTGTAATGCCTTGGGTGATCCGGCAGTGCCATCCATGGGCACAACCGTCTGAAAGGAAGGCATGTATCTGCAAATAAACATGAGTTACTTTATAATGATAAATCAAATACACTCATCAAGGATACATTTAAATCAAAGATTGAGAAGAAATTGAAGGCCTAGATATCGCACCCCAGAGATGGAAGATTACTCAGCCACCCAGGTAAAGCAATTGGCGAAGGCACTGAACCAGATTGAGCTGATAAAGAGGAGGATGAAGATAAAGTAATCATCAATAATTTCTCTgggtcaaaaaaataaaataaaataaaataaatctatatgACAGCTGTTAAAGTCACCCCCCTGATCCCCAAGTTCAAGCTTTGAATTACCAGTAGTCTCCACTTTAGAAATGGTAGCTTTAGGTAGCAGTTTCTGCTGCACATTGCGATGCGGCTTctcaaaatcaagttttaatcCACGCTTTTCTCCAACTGTCTTTATCTTCTCTTCAACAATCACTCCTTCCTTCTTCACCAGACTGTCCGCTAATTCTTCATTCTTAACCACATTTTCCATTTTCTGCAACATAACATAGAAATGATTAGTATTGAGTTCCaagtaaaacaaaattacaCAAAATGTCAGAGTCAAATCCAAGCTTAAAACTAAAACAGGGGAGGTGAATTAGTTAACAAGTACATGCTTACCATTGCCACATCTTGGGCTGCAGGCTTAGGATCCAATGACAAATCGACAAAGCTGTCCTGTTCTGGAGAAGACGCCATGGGAGGAGGAGCCTGTTGGAAAGCCATTACACTCCTGAGAAATTTCAACAGCAATATACCAATGGAAATGTAACCGGAATGCGACAAGATAGATCCTCACCATCAGATCGATCTTGAACTTCTCCTCTCTCTGGTTCTCTACCTTTGACACGGTTGAAGTCCTGAGAAACCCCATCAGATAGAGCAAGGAAAAAGATGAGAAAATGGGATATCTAACTAGATATCTGAAatcataagaaaacaaaacaaaaggaaaaagattCATGGCACTAACGATTTTTCCAACAAGGAATCATGGAAATCAACATCCACTTTATTGCACACAGGCGACTTCTCTTCTGGTAATACAGAATTTTCCCAAGTTAAGACCCCAGATTCTTCAATTGCCAGTTTGGAATCCTGTTGTTTAATGGCTTCCTCCTGTGACTCTAACCCAGACACAAGTTTGGAAGCACCCATGTCATGTGGAACCTCAGACGATTCTGCGCAAAACGATGTTTTTCCCGATTTTGTCGGTGAAATTTCCATTTTTGCATCCCCTTCCCTTTCATCGGTAACAGCAGAAGCAATTAAACCATTTTGAACCACAGCTGAATCAGCATCCATTATCTGCGTCTTCGATGCTGCAAATTTCATTGGAAATGgaaattaaaacacaaatatcataaaatatccATCTCCACAATCTGGACTGGTAGATAAATATACCCACCCAAAACAAGTAAAGAATCAGAAGCAGAGGCATTATTTTGGTTCAATATCGATGTCTGAGCAAAGTTTGAATTCGGAGACGACTTGGAGTCGTTAGCATCCGTTGAATCAAGCTTCTGCAGATCATTTTCAGCCTTCTCCTCCTTCTTAGACCCGTGTGATTGCTTCTTCAAACCATACAAAACCTCTGCAATCTCAATCTCAATATCTTCCTGAACTGAACTAGAAGAACATTTCGACACTTTTGGAGGCCGAGTCTTGGGTCCATTTGGTTTctgcaaataaacaaaaaaaaatctccaccCTTCAAATATAgtccaaaaatcacaaaaaaaataaacattaacaaAGCAGAacgaaaaaaatatacaaaccgTCTTTTTTCTGACTGAAACATTCGATGAAGAAGGCGATGCAGCCTCAAAACTCCTACTCGCCGCCGGTGAAGTCGAAGCTCGCCTATCTTCACTACCAAATCCACCATTTCCTGATACCCGACTCTCATGGGACCTCTTCACAGAAGCTGCAAAACCAAGAATCACTATTaattcacccaaaaaaaaattcatatcaaaACATAGTTACTCAATCTACAAGTATTTTTACCTGACCGAGCCTTTCTCGGCACAGAGACACCAATCATTTCATCTGCAGGCACTCTAAAACCAGCAACTTGTTTTACAGCTCTTGGCGGCGGCCGCAACCGAGAAACTCCGCCATCTTCAATTTCATACTCATCTTCGTAACCAATGCTTTCTTCTGttgtttcttctccttcttctttattACTTCCTTGTACTAACctatctcctcctcctcctcttctacTACGCTTATTCCTACTCGATAATTCTCGATCTCTTTCCCTTTTACTCCCTCCCCTCTCTCTCAGCCTCGCCGTTTCTTGTAACTCTATTTGTCCATCCTCctctgcaaataaaaaaaatgaaaaatattgttagttcagttatatatattgttaaatatTGTTAGAGAAATTGTTAAGTTTTATACCAGGAGAATCTCTTGTAGCTCTCTGCTGTCGCCGTCTTGATAGTCCGTTAGAGGCTGCCATGTTGGATGGTCTTCTACCTTCTCTGTTTCTATCCATAAATTTTGACCACCTCTTTCTAACACTCAATATCTAACAGTTCCCGGAGAAACAACTCCCTAGCCGGAAATTCACCATAATCGCCGGCTACAATAAGGAGAGTTTCTGATTTCTACAAAGGAATGTTATCTAGAAGAGAACAAACAAGGAGCACCGCATCAGATAAACGGTGCGCTCTTTCTCTAGCTTCTCTCTGTTTCTCTTCTCTTGAGCGGTTTTTGGCTGAccttcttctctctttgtttttctttcacctGGTTGTTATTGTGTGTTCTTTTTGTGCCCTCTATAAAATCTCATCTCTTTATCTGCTTTTTTTTATGCCGTGTTTGTTATCGTGTCCATTCGCTCAGCATTTAACCTACTCCATTCCGAAGATGGAAGGCTCGGATTAATCACTTGCTTTATTTGGTTATTGGTTGCCTTTGGATTGGCTTTAAACGGACGGCTACTGATGGCCGAAGCCAACATGGCAGATGTGTCCTTGTTCCTCATAGAATATAGTAGCCCCtgcatgaatgaatgaatggcCACGTGTCattttatatcttttgattATCTTTTCTGCATTTTATCCACGATTCCGCATCCTCTCACGCGCCTTAGGCACGTGAAGACTATTCGTCTTCGTAAAGGGTTGCTACCTTGCTGCTGTCCCTGATCTGCACATTTGCCGAGTGTTGATTCGTGCAGAGAAACCGGAAGCAAATATCTTTTCCCCTACATAGATTGCAGCCGGTTACTCGTGgaaaatatattacaaaaaaaaattgaacgtAAAGTCCATAAAAAGAGGATATAATAATCATGTGGGGCTTGAGTCCCCGAAACAACCGCTCCAGCCGGTCAAAATCAGCATGGCCCGCTTAACTACCAAAGTGCTGGAAGCGGGACCCGCATTGTAAATCGACGAATAAGATTGTTCGGACTGTTGGTTGAAGCCATAACTGACGTTGGATAAGAATCCGACGTGGACATATCATAATTTTGACAAACCATTTAAGAAAAGCAAGTCTGACCTGGCACCTCACAGTCAACCTCGTCGAGCTTCAGAAAGAAGCCCGAGATCCCCGCCGTCTGTATGATTCAATCGGACGGTCCATTTTCTTCCGGCAGCATTGCATATCCTCATGTTTCCACTTTCCACtatattcatatttatttatttattaataaaaaactagatattaatattttattaaatattgatgTTCATTTCATGAatactatttataatttaacatgaaataaattaataatatatatttttgaggtgtatatatattaaataataaaattataaatattatattaaatgaaTACTGTGTTTTTGAGTTTCtacttaaaattgaaaatatatatatatatatgtatgtatgtatgtatccCCCcgttattcaataaaaaaattaattatctaaaaaaatattcaaattaacaTATTTGACATAAATTATCatccataattattattatttaactcaAGTGTTACTACGTGTGTTTAGTAATCtgtttttcaagatattttcttatttaattttttaaaatgtttttttttataattttaatttgttagtataaaaaacttttaaaaatattatttttaattaaaagtaccGTGTAGCATTGCTACGCATACTCTGTCGTGAGTACATGATGGGACCACATATAGGATAGGAGGTCTCCATACCAACTGGAACGGATGACATGGCAGATAGATGACGTCATCTCATTCGAAAGAGGAGAATGGCCGGATGCGGCTCCATGATGCAATGTCCCCAATGCCTGAAGCGAGTATGGATGCTTTTTAATTCTTCGATTAATATACTCGCGCTTCCATTGGCTGAACCGCGtaactttttcaaaaagaaaaaaagagtgcGATAGAAGGCGAGTGTGGTGATGCTTGTGAGTATCAGCGGGTGTTGATAGGAGGAaaggttttttctctttaatagaGAAAGGCCACGTGTAAAAGAGAGCACGATCCAAGGCGCAATCACGACAGGGAGGGGCGAGCGAGTGAAGCTGAATGGGTAGAGTAGGGGAGTGCTGGTTGCGAGCTTGGAACTGCTGGTAGCCGACTGGCCTCGGATCTCGATATCGCCACGACATCTCCACTTTTgaatgttttattctttttttatatataatttataatactcCTGATAATAGAATAGAAAACGCAGCGTAAACAAGTCCCGCCAAATGTTACGGTGTTTATTTATCATTGTGCTccgttatgttttttaaattatttttcataaaaaaatcaaaaatatattttaaaataaaaaatatttaaaaaaagaatgcttaccaaacataaatattaattaagtttatgaaCCGAGCAGCGTCACCTCTGCCTGTCCTATGATTGTACCGACTctcttcaataaaaacaaaatgaaaaatatatctgaaaaaataaaactagatggGTACTTTTTCTAATGAATGCACCGAGGACAGTCTCAGGTAGAAAATTTTTATACGGCGTAGACCTCCCTATCTATCCTACAGGTAAAAGAAATGTGCAAAAGTTTCTTCAAGCCGGAcattattaattaagtttatgaCTGGCCTTCTCTCATCATGTTTACATGATATCATGGAAAACAAGAACtatgaataaatataaattagtttgattttaataaaatattatattatgatatattcatcttcattctaaatttattatttatattaaataagttATGTGTTATTTAcgttaattgtgttttaaaactaaaaatagttatttgaattatctaaattatcttttataatataattgtgGCTATCTGAACTGtgatattttctaaatatttttcttctcttgttaTTGCATACGAAGCTTCTTCTAACTGTGTTAACTTACCAAAACACCCCCTCCTTCTGTCAAAAATTACAGCAGTCTCTTCCCTTCTCCAGAAGGATGCTGAGGAGCTTCTTTTAGCTGTGGTAACATTCAATTGCCCTTTTTTTTCTCCGAACACGTTCGAATGAAAAGGTCGGGTCCTTTGATGCACGTCAATTTAAAAAGTCTATGTTTCATAAAACTCAAAGAATGTTTTTCTCACGTGAGTCTTGGAAGTATTGTGACTGGGAAAATCAACGCCGGCCTaatagaagaaagaaattagCAAGATTTTGATCGTTCGAGGGTAATAATGGTGAAGTCGATAAAGAAGGGACCAAGTCGAAATGTATTCTCAAGATGGAGGGTGTATTTGTAGTTTGCTAAAAAAAACCACACCAGTATTAAACGcccatggattttattttattttttattatcttcatGTCGATCCATATGTgtgtattttaattgaaattcgaATATATTAATCGTAATTGCTGATAACATTTATTCAAGAGAATTTGGCTGGCTTCATGTGATATAGCTAGCAAGGACATGCTTTAAATTAATTCGAGAACATCATAGTCAAATGATAGGTGTGGCCATTGATTTGTCAGCTAGTCTAGCAATACTTCAAAATTAGTATGCTATCGATTCGGAATCATGAGCCTTGATTCCGACCCCGATTTTCTATTCGAAATGATATCAAACCTAACTTGCAAGCAAAATTTTCATAGTTGAACTACAGCTCCAACTTCAACTCGAGAAAAAGTTTGATTCTCCAACTGAAAGacccttttcaaattttttagactAGTGGAGGGGTGATGGAACGTTTAAAACTATTTACCAGTCCCTGTGCCACCACTGAGGTGGCCCTGTAGGAGGGTTGATGGGTTAACGAGTTTTTTCGATGATTATCTCGAGAAAAAGAGAGGACAATGCGTAGGCCATTCGAGGTTATCT
Protein-coding sequences here:
- the LOC133691469 gene encoding protein TIME FOR COFFEE-like, which translates into the protein MDRNREGRRPSNMAASNGLSRRRQQRATRDSPEEDGQIELQETARLRERGGSKRERDRELSSRNKRSRRGGGGDRLVQGSNKEEGEETTEESIGYEDEYEIEDGGVSRLRPPPRAVKQVAGFRVPADEMIGVSVPRKARSASVKRSHESRVSGNGGFGSEDRRASTSPAASRSFEAASPSSSNVSVRKKTKPNGPKTRPPKVSKCSSSSVQEDIEIEIAEVLYGLKKQSHGSKKEEKAENDLQKLDSTDANDSKSSPNSNFAQTSILNQNNASASDSLLVLASKTQIMDADSAVVQNGLIASAVTDEREGDAKMEISPTKSGKTSFCAESSEVPHDMGASKLVSGLESQEEAIKQQDSKLAIEESGVLTWENSVLPEEKSPVCNKVDVDFHDSLLEKSTSTVSKVENQREEKFKIDLMAPPPMASSPEQDSFVDLSLDPKPAAQDVAMKMENVVKNEELADSLVKKEGVIVEEKIKTVGEKRGLKLDFEKPHRNVQQKLLPKATISKVETTAQSGSVPSPIALPGWLSNLPSLGYMPSFQTVVPMDGTAGSPKALQPPQFIPQPRPKRCATHHYIACNVRLHQQFIKMNHFWPATAGSAALCGAKPKDLNAMPSTENMIIGSTLQGSFPFVNLNPAQDKVQAVANIPVFTRKDRGSESTALIDAQKKQQLVPPQPPQPVPAGNLMHGPAFIFSLNQHQASTATMTSQTGPSKSASSINNASFPGNGIAGLTTNSSALPAMAAAVSFSYPNLAANETPYLTILPNTGYPFSISTPVGNQPTFRGGTPSQALPFFNGSFYSSQMLHPSQLQQQQPQPVVQPGHQNASNSSGSSSSHKQPQSRQPRGALVSTANFLTSTMMQSQQQPKQHVQSHHSRKLDTEMSGESTPIIADTRAGHSKKSVHGPNFMVPVQPNFGLMASTTVGGSGNHGEKQQQQHQLSQEKNLKGGVELIPSQAFAMSFASFNGSKTASNLNFSAMTQNPPILQSFPDMTRQGYQVITAAQATQKKNHQPSEGKSGGSSTNPDDGKKAPLGKSTRGNGQTLVFDNSARTLNFMSSPSTGNWPSQSITATTSIPMAANSSSTSQQQQLVQLQKQHILHQQLQQPIGAADSKASTSNSLPLPSIGAKFPNNASIFSHTQALGNSSPQNPQWKNSSRIPSSQAPLTSLSASNTSVHKNASQQQGRVPQGHSQISFGSSSKSALPPQGQQISSSCQSPSSGGNSRTTSMNAKANSSIPAIQSQQSDNSSSGNAQKSSPVCGRNVPSILSACPSHLSELKY